Proteins co-encoded in one Paraburkholderia terrae genomic window:
- a CDS encoding DHA2 family efflux MFS transporter permease subunit has translation MASDSPAAKPAVELNRPMITIAIMLATLMQTLDSTIANVALPHMQGTLSASQDEITWVLTSYIVAAAIATPLTGWLSDRLSVKRLLMFAVGGFTIASALCGLSETLTQIVASRLLQGIFGASLVPLSQSILLDINPRDKQGQAMAVWGMGVMVGPILGPTLGGWLTDSYNWRWVFFINVPVGAFALFGILTFLPSREPKHDAKFDAFGFATLGLAIGALQAMLDRGEQLDWFGSHEIVIEALIASISFAFFIAHTATVGKTSFFKYELLKDRNFATGTFFIFIIGAVMYATRALLPPMLQNLMNYPVATTGLVTAPSGAGTMIAMLFAGRLLKHIDARLMLLAGFLVSAFALWQMMQYTIVLSESDIVWPGVIQGFGLGLVFVPLSALTFSTLTPALRADGTATYSLMRNIGSSIGISIVQTLLTRNTQVSHSDLAANVTAFNPVVAPILATGSRMDMAVLDVSITQQAAMIAYLNDFKLMFVATLAVIPLVLLIRPSRKIPDESVAHAAMD, from the coding sequence ATGGCCTCCGATTCGCCGGCAGCAAAACCCGCCGTCGAGCTGAACCGTCCGATGATCACGATCGCGATCATGCTCGCGACGCTGATGCAGACACTCGACAGCACCATCGCCAACGTCGCGCTCCCGCATATGCAGGGCACGCTGTCGGCATCGCAGGATGAGATCACGTGGGTGCTCACGTCGTACATCGTGGCCGCCGCGATCGCGACGCCGCTCACCGGCTGGCTGTCCGACCGGCTCAGCGTCAAGCGCCTGCTGATGTTCGCAGTGGGCGGCTTCACGATCGCATCGGCGTTGTGCGGGCTGTCCGAAACGCTGACGCAGATCGTCGCGTCACGGCTGTTGCAGGGCATCTTCGGCGCGTCGCTCGTGCCGCTGTCGCAGTCGATCCTGCTCGACATCAATCCGCGCGACAAGCAGGGCCAGGCGATGGCCGTGTGGGGCATGGGCGTGATGGTCGGCCCGATTCTCGGCCCGACGCTAGGCGGCTGGCTCACCGACAGCTACAACTGGCGCTGGGTGTTCTTCATCAACGTGCCGGTCGGCGCCTTCGCGCTATTCGGCATATTGACGTTCCTTCCGTCGCGCGAACCGAAACATGACGCCAAATTCGATGCGTTCGGCTTCGCGACGCTCGGCCTCGCGATCGGCGCGTTGCAGGCGATGCTCGATCGCGGCGAACAGCTCGACTGGTTCGGCTCGCATGAGATCGTGATCGAAGCACTGATCGCGTCGATCAGTTTCGCGTTCTTCATCGCGCATACGGCGACCGTCGGCAAGACGTCGTTCTTCAAGTACGAACTGCTGAAAGACCGCAACTTCGCGACGGGCACGTTTTTCATCTTCATCATCGGCGCAGTGATGTACGCGACGCGCGCTCTGCTCCCGCCGATGCTGCAGAACCTGATGAACTATCCCGTCGCGACGACGGGTCTCGTGACAGCGCCCAGCGGCGCGGGCACGATGATCGCAATGCTGTTCGCGGGACGCCTGCTCAAACATATCGACGCGCGCCTGATGCTGCTCGCAGGCTTCCTCGTATCGGCGTTCGCGCTGTGGCAGATGATGCAATACACGATCGTACTGTCGGAGTCGGATATCGTGTGGCCGGGCGTGATTCAGGGATTCGGCCTCGGTCTCGTGTTCGTGCCGTTGAGCGCGCTGACGTTCTCGACGCTGACGCCCGCGTTGCGTGCCGACGGCACCGCCACGTATAGCCTGATGCGCAATATCGGCAGCAGTATCGGCATTTCGATTGTGCAGACGCTGCTCACGCGCAACACGCAGGTCTCGCACTCGGATCTCGCGGCGAACGTGACGGCGTTCAATCCCGTGGTTGCGCCGATCCTCGCGACGGGTTCGCGCATGGATATGGCCGTGCTCGATGTGTCGATCACGCAGCAGGCCGCGATGATCGCGTATCTGAACGACTTCAAGCTGATGTTCGTCGCGACGCTGGCCGTGATCCCGCTTGTGCTGCTGATACGCCCGTCGCGCAAAATACCGGATGAATCCGTCGCGCACGCGGCGATGG